From the Meleagris gallopavo isolate NT-WF06-2002-E0010 breed Aviagen turkey brand Nicholas breeding stock chromosome 19, Turkey_5.1, whole genome shotgun sequence genome, one window contains:
- the LMX1B gene encoding LIM homeobox transcription factor 1-beta, which yields MHAVCESDVPFDFFASLSCRLFAAKCSGCMEKIAPTEFVMRALECVYHLSCFCCCVCERQLRKGDEFVLKEGQLLCKSDYEKEKDLLSSVSPDDSDSVKSDDEDGDVKPTKGQVTQGKGSDDGKDPRRPKRPRTILTTQQRRAFKASFEVSSKPCRKVRETLAAETGLSVRVVQVWFQNQRAKMKKLARRHQQQQEQQNSQRLGQEVMSNRMEGMMTSYTPLAPPQQQIVAMDQSSYGTDPFQQGLTPPQMPGDHMNPYGNDSIFHDIDSDTSLTSLSDCFLASSEVNSMQARVGNPIDRLYSMQSSYFAS from the exons ATGCATGCGGTGTGCGAATCTGATGTTCCCTTTGACTTTTTTGCCTCTCTTTCTTGCAGGCTTTTTGCTGCTAAGTGCAGTGGCTGCATGGAAAAAATTGCCCCAACAGAATTCGTGATGAGAGCCCTGGAGTGCGTTTACCACTTAAGCTGCTTCTGTTGCTGTGTTTGTGAGCGACAGCTGAGAAAAGGGGATGAGTTTGTTCTTAAGGAAGGGCAGTTGCTCTGTAAAAGTGACTATGAGAAAGAGAAGGACCTGCTGAGCTCCGTCAGCCCAGATGATTCCGACTCAG TTAAAAGCGATGATGAAGATGGAGATGTTAAGCCCACCAAAGGACAAGTAACACAAGGAAAAGGAAGTGATGATGGGAAGGACCCAAGGAGACCTAAACGACCAAGGACAATACTCACTACACAGCAGAGACGGGCATTCAAAGCATCCTTTGAAGTGTCTTCCAAGCCCTGTAGGAAG GTCAGAGAAACTTTAGCAGCTGAAACGGGACTCAGTGTGCGAGTTGTCCAGGTTTGGTTtcaaaaccaaagagcaaag ATGAAAAAACTAGCACGAaggcaccagcagcagcaggagcaacAAAACTCTCAGCGACTAGGGCAAG AAGTAATGTCTAACCGAATGGAAGGGATGATGACATCTTACACACCACTTGCACCACCACAGCAGCAGATTGTAGCAATGGATCAAAGCAGTTATGGCACAGACCCATTTCAGCAGGGTCTGACCCCTCCACAAATGCCAGGCGACCACATGAACCCTTATG GAAACGACTCCATTTTTCATGATATCGACAGTGATACCTCTTTAACTAGCTTGAGCGACTGTTTTCTTGCCTCTTCTGAAGTTAACTCCATGCAGGCTAGGGTAGGAAACCCCATTGACAGGCTGTACTCTATGCAGAGCTCGTATTTCGCCTCATGA